The Leptospiraceae bacterium genome includes the window AGATTATTTCGATTACTGCAAATCCAAAATCTCGTTTAGCAAAATCTTCAGATATTCATATATTTACACCAATTTTAAAAGAGGCCTGTCCTTTAGATTTAGCTCCAACGTCAAGCACTACGATAGCTTTGATCTTGGGTGATGCAATTGCAATGGCTTTGATGGAAATGAAAAAGTTCAAAGAAAATGATTTTGCCTTGTATCATCCTTCTGGAAGATTGGGAAGAAGGCTCTCACTTAGTGTAGATGACGTTATGCGGAAAGGTAACGAAAATTCTACGATTAAAGCAAATCAAAAATTAAATGAAATATTAACCGAAATTACTTCAAAACTTGTGGGAGCAGTGTCAGTAATAGACGAGAACAATCATTTACTCGGGTTTATTACCGATTTTGATATTCGAAGATTATTGAAAGAGAATAAACTGACAAACGACAAAACAGCATCTGACATTATGAATACTAAACCGACACATTTTCGGATTGGAGAAAAGGCGTACGATGTTCTTTTGGCAATGGAAGAACGAGATAGACCTATCTCTGCTGCGCCTATTTTGGATACAGAAGAAAAAGTTGTTGGAATAATCTCCCTCCATGATTTACTTCAAAAAGGTTTGAAATGAAGAAATCGAATCCAAGAATAATTCTTACCTTGGATCAAAATGAGCTGACCACTATAACCAAAAACATACTCGAAAAAGTTAGCTGCCTTGAAGTTCGATTTGACCTATTAACAAAAAAATTTGTTGAAACAAGTTTGGTTCAGAGGTTAAAATTACTTGGCAGACCTGTGATTTTTACAATCCGAAAACAAAAAGATTCGAGTATGCACCAAATAGAAAATATTCCAGAAGGCACAATCTTTCAGGTGCTGGAAAATTTTAATTCTCAAAAAAATTATTTAGATATAGAAATGGACTCCAAAAGTATTTTTACTGATTTTAGAAATAATAAATTTTCTACAATACTATCCTACCATGATTTCTATAAATCTATTTCTCGAAAAAAAATGAAATCTATGATTATGAAAAATTGTATTCCGAGAAAAAAACAGATTTTTAAATTTGCAGTAACTCCCAAGAATATAGAAGAAGTTGCATGCTTTTTAGATGATACGCAATTCCTTTCAAAGGAATACTCTTTGATTTCTATTGCAATGGGAGAGTTAGGAATAGTATCCAGAATTTTTGGGGATCATTTCGGTTCAAAATTTACCTATTGTTGTCTAAGTTCTCCTAAAGCCCCCGGTCAAGTCAGCTTAAAAGCAATGAATAATTTTAGAAAGGAGGTCTGATTTTTTTTGTATAAATTGGTTAGGACCCAAATTTGTGTTTTATCAAAAATAGGTTTGTATTCTTTGTATTCAAAATTAATTTATCTCTAAAAAGAGATTAACTTGAAAATACTACACGCAACCGCAGAATATTATCCGTTTATAAAAGTGGGAGGGCTTTCAGATATGCTTTCCTCTTTGTCGCATTTTCAGACATCGGAGCACGAAGTTTCTGTTGCTCTGCCTCTATTACAAAATTTTAAAGACAAGCCGAAATTCACGGGGAAGGTGCTACCGGCTATTTCAAGCAACACTCCATTCTATTCTGAAACTTCACAAATTCTAAAAAGATCTTTTTTTCGCGAAGCAAGTTTGGGTAGAGTGACTATGTATTTTTTTGAGTCAGAATTATTTATTCAAAAAAATGCAATTTATGGAGCATCAGATGAACATTTTAACTTTGCTGTTTTTTCTGCTGCGTGTTATTATTTAGGGAAGGAATTGGATGTCGATCTTGTTCATGGACATGACTGGCATGTTTCAATTGCAATGATACTTAATGCGTTAGACGATAGCGGTAAGCCAACTTGCTTCACAATCCATAATCTGGCCTATCAGGGAGATCACCCGAAATGGATGACTGGATTTTTACGAGTTGATCCATTCAATATATCGGAAGACATACTTTTGCATTTGGATAAGATCAACTACCTGAAGGGTGGATTGCTTACCGCTAATGAAATTACCACTGTGAGTCCCGGTTATAGAAATGAAATTCTATCAGAGCCATCGGGTCAGTTTTTAGCTTGGCTTTTAAATCAAAGACAAGATTCTCTGACTGGAATTTTAAATTGTATAGATATGAATGAGTGGAATCCTGAATTTGATAGAAAAATTTATGCAAATTATTCTTGCGAAACACCAGGGTATGGAAAGCAACAAAATAAAATTTCTCTATACAATGAATTTGGGATAGATGCAGATATTGACAGACCTTTGATTGGTTTGATCGGTCGCCTAACGTATCAAAAGGGATTTGGAGTTTTCTTGAGTTCTTTTTTTCAAAAAAGAGATTTGCCATTTTATTATTTTTTTCTTGGTAGTGGAGATAAAAACTTAGAGGACACTCTATTGAATTTATCGCACCATGAAAATTATAGAATTTGTTTTTATAAAGGTTTTGATGAAGTGCTTGCAAGAAAAATTGAAGCTGCATCTGATTTTTTCCTAATGCCTTCCCTTTTTGAGCCTTGCGGATTGAACCAGTTTTATAGTCATATCTATGGTGCTATACCCATTGTGTCGAGAGTGGGTGGGTTAAAAGATTCTGTGAACGAATCGGATCTAATCGAATATTTTACTGGATTTGTATTTGAGCCTGGAGCCGATCATTCACTAAATTACGCATTGGATCGAGCCTTTCAGTTGTATAACAATAAAGAAAAATTTTCAAAAATCAGAAAAAATATTATGAAACTCGATTGGTCTTGGGAAAACAGTCACAAGAAATACACCGAGATTTATAATCGAGCCATCGCAAAAAAAAAGAGTTCAACTTTTTAGCAATTATCTCTATTACAAAATTCATCTTCAGATTCAAGCTCTAGGGTTACATGTTGAATTTTTAAGTGCTCCATAGAGTGTTTAATTTTTGATTTTAGATTAGCGTGTAACTTGAAATTAGTTTTTTTTGCTATTACTAAGTGCGCTGTCATCGCATTGAGTGAAGTACTAATCCCCCAAACATGGATATGGTGGATGTCTTTCACTTCTTTATTTTTTAGGATTTCATTTTTGACTAAATTCAAATCAATGTCTTTGGGAACACCATCGAGAGAAAGAACTAAACTGTCTTTTAGCAAACTCCAAGCAGAGCCAAAGATTACAATAATGATTGCAAGGCTAACAATAGAATCAACCCAATACCAAGACGTAAACTGAATAATAATTCCACTTACTAATACCCCCACAGAGACTAACGTATCCAATACTAAATGAAGGAACGCTCCTTTGATATTCAGGTCATTGTCTTTCTCTTTAAAGAAAAAAAACGCAGTTAGCCCATTGATCAAAATCCCAGCGGTTGCAACGTAAGCAATATACTCCCCGTTT containing:
- a CDS encoding KpsF/GutQ family sugar-phosphate isomerase — its product is MVEQIITKIERAIDIEIESIKTFRANLDSKNIEIAVEEIFQSTGKLVLSGVGKSGDIAKKISSTLSSTGTPSFFLHPTDAAHGDAGIVQKGDVLLAIGKSGESDELVFLIPTFKKIGVKIISITANPKSRLAKSSDIHIFTPILKEACPLDLAPTSSTTIALILGDAIAMALMEMKKFKENDFALYHPSGRLGRRLSLSVDDVMRKGNENSTIKANQKLNEILTEITSKLVGAVSVIDENNHLLGFITDFDIRRLLKENKLTNDKTASDIMNTKPTHFRIGEKAYDVLLAMEERDRPISAAPILDTEEKVVGIISLHDLLQKGLK
- a CDS encoding type I 3-dehydroquinate dehydratase; translated protein: MKKSNPRIILTLDQNELTTITKNILEKVSCLEVRFDLLTKKFVETSLVQRLKLLGRPVIFTIRKQKDSSMHQIENIPEGTIFQVLENFNSQKNYLDIEMDSKSIFTDFRNNKFSTILSYHDFYKSISRKKMKSMIMKNCIPRKKQIFKFAVTPKNIEEVACFLDDTQFLSKEYSLISIAMGELGIVSRIFGDHFGSKFTYCCLSSPKAPGQVSLKAMNNFRKEV
- a CDS encoding glycogen synthase, translating into MKILHATAEYYPFIKVGGLSDMLSSLSHFQTSEHEVSVALPLLQNFKDKPKFTGKVLPAISSNTPFYSETSQILKRSFFREASLGRVTMYFFESELFIQKNAIYGASDEHFNFAVFSAACYYLGKELDVDLVHGHDWHVSIAMILNALDDSGKPTCFTIHNLAYQGDHPKWMTGFLRVDPFNISEDILLHLDKINYLKGGLLTANEITTVSPGYRNEILSEPSGQFLAWLLNQRQDSLTGILNCIDMNEWNPEFDRKIYANYSCETPGYGKQQNKISLYNEFGIDADIDRPLIGLIGRLTYQKGFGVFLSSFFQKRDLPFYYFFLGSGDKNLEDTLLNLSHHENYRICFYKGFDEVLARKIEAASDFFLMPSLFEPCGLNQFYSHIYGAIPIVSRVGGLKDSVNESDLIEYFTGFVFEPGADHSLNYALDRAFQLYNNKEKFSKIRKNIMKLDWSWENSHKKYTEIYNRAIAKKKSSTF
- a CDS encoding cation transporter gives rise to the protein MEGHHHNHSFDSSKNFTNHAFIAGIVLNLLFVFIEFGFGFYLSSLGLISDAFHNLSDVVSLFLSLIAFQLSKILPNYRFTYGYRKTTILVSLINGIILMIAIGGIAIESVSRMNRKQALNGEYIAYVATAGILINGLTAFFFFKEKDNDLNIKGAFLHLVLDTLVSVGVLVSGIIIQFTSWYWVDSIVSLAIIIVIFGSAWSLLKDSLVLSLDGVPKDIDLNLVKNEILKNKEVKDIHHIHVWGISTSLNAMTAHLVIAKKTNFKLHANLKSKIKHSMEHLKIQHVTLELESEDEFCNRDNC